The following proteins are encoded in a genomic region of Nitrososphaerales archaeon:
- the ccmA gene encoding heme ABC exporter ATP-binding protein CcmA, giving the protein MLKLDGLSSGYNGAEVLHSISLEISKPAIYVVLGPNGAGKTTLFRTVAGVLRPISGKVSLDGQDLYAANQVRREIGYLSHLTAMPEEMTVAKALAFYGAIEEGDTDKALERLDLRDLASKKVSDLSQGQKKRVSIAKLFLRERKLYLMDEPTSNLDPVVAKEVRDILLNLSKDRFVLYSSHNLYEAQEIGDFIVLIKDGKLGFYGRKEELRTGGYRVGLRASGDLAVLFPEGKREKEYFVLDVAGPQEVGAIVKRVVDAGMTVYEVKELGNPLEDLFGGGR; this is encoded by the coding sequence ATGCTGAAGCTGGACGGGCTCAGTTCTGGATACAACGGCGCCGAGGTACTGCACTCAATCTCGCTCGAGATTTCAAAGCCTGCAATCTACGTCGTGCTAGGACCGAACGGCGCGGGAAAAACGACGCTCTTCAGGACGGTGGCCGGCGTGCTGAGGCCCATCTCCGGGAAGGTGAGTCTTGACGGTCAGGACCTCTACGCGGCAAACCAAGTGCGTAGGGAGATCGGATACCTCTCCCACCTCACAGCAATGCCAGAGGAGATGACGGTTGCAAAGGCGTTGGCCTTCTACGGCGCAATCGAGGAAGGCGACACTGACAAGGCACTAGAGCGTCTCGACCTCAGAGACCTCGCAAGCAAGAAGGTGAGCGACCTCAGCCAGGGCCAGAAGAAGAGGGTCTCGATAGCCAAGCTCTTCCTCAGGGAGAGGAAGCTGTACCTGATGGACGAGCCGACGTCGAACCTGGACCCTGTGGTCGCGAAGGAGGTGAGGGACATCCTCCTGAACCTGAGCAAGGACAGGTTCGTGCTCTACTCGTCTCACAACCTGTACGAGGCCCAAGAAATCGGCGACTTCATCGTCTTGATCAAGGATGGGAAGCTAGGGTTCTATGGTAGGAAGGAAGAGCTGAGGACGGGAGGCTACCGGGTCGGCTTGAGGGCCTCGGGCGACCTCGCGGTGCTGTTCCCCGAAGGCAAGCGAGAGAAGGAATACTTCGTTCTGGATGTAGCCGGACCGCAGGAGGTAGGAGCGATAGTGAAGAGGGTAGTCGATGCGGGCATGACGGTATACGAAGTGAAGGAGCTCGGGAATCCTTTGGAAGACCTGTTCGGGGGAGGTAGATAG
- a CDS encoding peroxiredoxin, with product MPHAPKVGERAPEFTLYDADKKERKLSELLTKGRKTILAFFPGAFTGTCTTEMCTFRDMFDELQKLNAAVVGVSVNDPFSNKAFAEKNGLQFPLLCDFKREVTQSYGVLWNDLSGVKGYNVANRAIFVLNDKGNIVYSWVAPNPGTLPYFDEIKGVLK from the coding sequence ATGCCACATGCGCCAAAAGTCGGTGAACGGGCTCCGGAATTCACACTCTACGATGCGGACAAGAAGGAACGGAAGCTCTCAGAGCTGCTCACCAAGGGCCGTAAGACAATCCTAGCATTCTTCCCAGGCGCGTTCACAGGCACGTGCACCACAGAGATGTGCACCTTCAGGGACATGTTCGACGAGCTGCAGAAACTGAACGCGGCGGTGGTCGGCGTTTCCGTCAACGACCCATTCTCGAACAAGGCGTTCGCGGAGAAGAACGGGTTGCAGTTTCCTCTGCTGTGCGATTTCAAGAGAGAGGTCACGCAGAGTTACGGCGTGCTCTGGAACGACCTGAGCGGAGTGAAGGGCTACAACGTTGCAAACAGGGCCATATTCGTCTTGAACGACAAGGGCAACATCGTTTACAGTTGGGTGGCTCCAAACCCAGGGACGCTCCCGTACTTCGACGAGATTAAAGGGGTCCTCAAGTAG
- a CDS encoding fumarylacetoacetate hydrolase family protein — translation MKLVNFDDGNGVRAGVVIEHRIRGLSELPGFSSVRSVDELLASGHLEELRRAVGFLPPKGGSSIESSRLLSPILLPEKILCAAVNYGGHGKEKGSSPPKEPYFFTKFRNCIIGNGDPILIPRVSSKADWEVELAVIIGKRGKYIRREDAMDYIAGYAIANDVSFRDRQFPEGWPSKLNAQGQNWVMGKALDSAFPLGPWLVTRDEIANPQNIRISLSVNGAVRQDSTTGDMIFGVDRLVEYLSSGITLSPGDVISTGTPAGVAAYSGAPFLKDGDVVECQIEGIGKLRNPVVQET, via the coding sequence ATGAAACTGGTCAACTTCGACGACGGGAACGGGGTTCGGGCTGGCGTTGTCATCGAACACAGGATTCGCGGCTTGTCTGAGTTGCCAGGTTTCTCCTCTGTGAGGAGCGTCGACGAGTTGCTTGCTTCGGGACACCTGGAAGAACTGCGTCGCGCTGTCGGATTCCTCCCCCCAAAGGGAGGCAGCAGCATCGAAAGTAGCAGGCTACTCAGCCCGATTCTCTTACCAGAGAAGATTCTATGTGCGGCAGTCAACTACGGAGGGCACGGCAAGGAGAAAGGGTCGTCCCCTCCCAAGGAGCCATACTTCTTCACCAAGTTCAGGAACTGCATCATTGGGAACGGTGACCCGATACTCATCCCGAGAGTCTCGAGCAAGGCCGACTGGGAGGTTGAACTCGCGGTCATCATAGGAAAGCGAGGGAAGTACATCAGGCGGGAGGACGCCATGGACTACATCGCTGGTTACGCAATCGCGAACGACGTCAGCTTCAGGGACAGGCAGTTCCCCGAGGGCTGGCCGTCGAAACTGAACGCTCAGGGTCAGAACTGGGTCATGGGGAAGGCCCTCGACTCCGCGTTTCCGCTCGGCCCCTGGCTGGTGACGCGGGATGAAATCGCGAATCCTCAGAACATCAGAATCTCGCTGTCGGTGAACGGGGCCGTAAGGCAAGATTCCACCACAGGCGACATGATCTTCGGGGTTGATCGCCTCGTTGAGTACCTGTCCTCTGGCATCACTCTCTCGCCAGGAGACGTCATCTCGACCGGCACGCCAGCCGGGGTGGCTGCCTACAGTGGTGCGCCCTTTCTGAAGGACGGAGACGTTGTCGAATGCCAGATCGAAGGCATCGGCAAGCTGCGGAACCCGGTGGTACAGGAAACATAG
- a CDS encoding biotin--[acetyl-CoA-carboxylase] ligase, whose translation MDSLRPAIWHLELMDEVSSTQDAASRLAEGGAPEGVVVVAKAQTAGRGRSGRRWDSPVGGLYMSLVLRPSNSAQPQLLSLVGAFSVVLGIESATGLKSSVRWPNDVLIRGRKVSGVLAEASYSGKTLSYVVLGIGLNCNSRTSSLEGTQGTATSLLEELGRPVEVTNVRERILDEFRLVYTRWLDGADILKDAERFVGTLGKQVVAKAKSGAELSCTALELESTGGLVVLNQGKKVVLHAEDLEWLREEL comes from the coding sequence ATGGATTCTTTGAGGCCCGCGATCTGGCACCTCGAGTTGATGGACGAGGTGAGCTCGACCCAGGATGCAGCCTCCCGATTGGCCGAAGGAGGTGCCCCCGAAGGTGTGGTCGTCGTGGCCAAAGCGCAGACTGCAGGAAGAGGAAGGTCGGGGCGGAGGTGGGACTCTCCGGTGGGCGGCCTTTACATGTCCCTCGTTCTGAGGCCATCAAACTCAGCTCAGCCTCAGCTGCTGTCGCTCGTTGGAGCATTTTCGGTCGTGCTCGGAATCGAGTCTGCCACCGGCCTGAAGTCGTCCGTCAGGTGGCCGAATGACGTGCTCATCAGAGGCAGAAAGGTCTCGGGAGTCTTGGCGGAAGCGAGCTATTCGGGGAAGACGCTCTCTTATGTCGTCCTGGGAATCGGCCTGAACTGCAACTCCAGGACTTCGTCGCTGGAGGGAACACAAGGGACGGCAACCTCACTTCTTGAAGAGCTCGGAAGACCCGTCGAAGTGACCAACGTCAGGGAGCGGATTCTCGATGAGTTCCGGCTAGTCTACACTAGGTGGCTTGATGGTGCGGACATCCTGAAGGACGCGGAGCGCTTTGTAGGCACCTTGGGGAAGCAAGTCGTAGCGAAGGCGAAGTCTGGGGCCGAACTCTCCTGCACAGCGCTGGAGCTGGAGAGCACTGGCGGCCTGGTGGTCTTGAATCAAGGGAAGAAGGTCGTGCTGCACGCCGAAGACCTGGAGTGGTTGAGAGAGGAGCTCTAG